Proteins encoded together in one Xenopus laevis strain J_2021 chromosome 6L, Xenopus_laevis_v10.1, whole genome shotgun sequence window:
- the vapa.L gene encoding VAMP associated protein A L homeolog (The RefSeq protein has 1 substitution compared to this genomic sequence), translating into MSKHEQILILDPPNDLKFKGPFTDVVTTNLKLRNPSDKKVCFKVKTTAPRRYCVRPNSGTIDPGSTVTVSGQCTYILLFLTYEIDMCSFSFLKLKPLLHGYFKWGISVLK; encoded by the exons ATGTCCAAACACGAACAAATCCTTATTCTTGACCCGCCCAACGACCTCAAATTCAAAG GTCCATTTACAGATGTGGTAACAACAAACCTAAAACTACGGAACCCATCAgacaaaaaagtatgttttaaagTCAAAACTACAGCACCTCGGCGTTATTGTGTGCGACCAAACAGTGGCACCATAGACCCTGGATCCACAGTCACAGTTTCAGGTCAGTGTACTTATATTTTGTTACTTTTAACTTATGAAATTGATATGTGCTCATTCTCATTCTTAAAGCTAAAGCCACTTTTACATGGATATTTCAAATGGGgcatttctgttttaaaatag